One genomic region from Ammospiza nelsoni isolate bAmmNel1 chromosome 13, bAmmNel1.pri, whole genome shotgun sequence encodes:
- the LOC132078949 gene encoding protein phosphatase 1 regulatory subunit 3E-like, with protein sequence MDKAGSLHSSVPGPPPRLYLPRNFSCSACLYGSLAEQCRAGCSPDGDAAPTPVVREAAGEKPPPTRGREPTLPAVPPSPTQRRRAKSLPTPGDRSLRPALQQSPSRRKTVRFADSLGLELTSVHLFCEADLPRVPLPAPPTPRPADLLKTRKPPALGDLEPVLFGPPPPLLEPLFPPQPGASPGFAERVRQHKVRLEWVRAEPAGLRGAVRVLNLAYEKVVSVRYTLNGWASCAEAAATYQPPAPTDGISDRFAFLLPLGAATAAAETTLEFAVRYRVAGAEYWDNNEGKNYRLRGRQRVPPAPGPPQDPDSSAWIHFI encoded by the coding sequence ATGGATAAGGCGGGCTCGCTGCACAGCTCGGTGCCCGGGCCGCCGCCCCGGCTCTACCTGCCGCGCAACTTCAGCTGCAGCGCCTGCCTCTATGGCAGCCTGGCCGAGCAGTGCAGGGCGGGCTGCAGCCCCGACGGCGACGCCGCGCCCACGCCCGTGGTGCGGGAAGCGGCGGGCGAGAAGCCGCCGCCGACCCGCGGCCGGGAGCCCACGCTACCCGccgtgccccccagccccacgcAGCGCCGCCGCGCCAAGTCGCTGCCCACGCCCGGCGACCGCAGCCTGCGCCCCGCGCTGCAGCAGAGCCCGTCGCGCCGCAAGACCGTGCGGTTCGCCGACTCgctggggctggagctcacCTCCGTGCACCTCTTCTGCGAGGCCGACCTGCCGCGGGTGCCGCTGCCCGCGCCGCCGACGCCGCGCCCCGCCGACCTCCTCAAGACCAGGAAGCCGCCGGCGCTGGGCGACCTGGAGCCGGTGCTGTtcgggccgccgccgccgctgctggAGCCGCTGTTCCCGCCGCAGCCCGGCGCCAGCCCCGGCTTCGCGGAGCGGGTGCGGCAGCACAAGGTGAGGCTGGAGTGGGTGCGGGCAGAGCCGGCGGGGCTGCGCGGGGCCGTGCGCGTCCTCAACCTCGCTTACGAGAAGGTGGTGTCGGTGCGCTACACGCTCAATGGCTGGGCCAGCTGCGCCGAGGCTGCCGCCACGTACCAGCCGCCCGCGCCGACCGACGGCATCAGCGACCGCTTCgccttcctgctgcccctgggcgccgccaccgccgccgccgAGACCACGCTGGAGTTCGCCGTCCGCTACCGCGTCGCCGGCGCCGAGTACTGGGACAACAACGAGGGCAAGAACTACCGGCTGCGGGGCCGGCAGCGCGTCCCGCCCGCCCCAGGGCCCCCGCAGGACCCCGACAGCTCTGCCTGGATCCACTTCATCTGA